In the Synechococcus sp. Nb3U1 genome, one interval contains:
- a CDS encoding RNA recognition motif domain-containing protein, with amino-acid sequence MSVRLYVGNLTEEVDRQALEELFTSAGEVISTKVIRDRRTGKCRGFGFVTVNTQEQAEQYIEKFNGHSFGDVNLRIEIAQPRDKGEETDSGSGSADAAAEAKESRESRATSKKQRNRGGRGRGGASATAEVGSASGPDPRWASQLQRIKEQLLQATNS; translated from the coding sequence ATGTCTGTTCGTCTGTATGTCGGGAATCTAACGGAAGAGGTAGATCGTCAGGCATTGGAGGAGCTCTTTACCTCGGCAGGTGAGGTGATCTCCACCAAGGTGATTCGAGATCGAAGGACGGGCAAATGCCGCGGCTTCGGCTTTGTAACCGTGAACACGCAGGAGCAGGCGGAGCAGTACATCGAAAAATTCAACGGCCACAGCTTTGGCGATGTCAACTTGCGCATCGAGATCGCCCAGCCGCGGGACAAAGGGGAAGAGACGGACTCTGGATCTGGTTCTGCAGATGCTGCTGCCGAAGCCAAGGAATCTAGAGAAAGTCGCGCAACCAGCAAAAAGCAGCGTAACCGCGGCGGCAGAGGTAGGGGCGGAGCCAGTGCCACTGCAGAGGTAGGCAGTGCTTCCGGGCCGGATCCCCGTTGGGCCAGCCAGTTGCAGCGGATTAAAGAGCAGCTTTTGCAGGCTACCAATTCCTGA
- a CDS encoding DsbA family protein → MNWLSKVSRALGQSLAKVGLWCGLVFLLLTVGGAQPFLSSAAASPADLEAQVLQIIRDNPQVILEAVQEYQQRQYEEQQQQQQQLSEEFGRQLRDNPRAVIGDSPRLGSDSLKLVLVEFSDFQCPFCARAHDTLKQFMADHGDEVTLVYKHLPLTSIHPEAMPAARAAWAAQRQGKFWEFHDELFANQSQLGDGFYVATAEKLGLNVEKFNRDRRSRAAERSIQRDIDMASQLGITGTPYFTLNGFSFSGAQPLQVFEQTLEQAKQAL, encoded by the coding sequence ATGAATTGGCTTTCAAAGGTTTCTCGGGCTTTGGGGCAGAGCTTGGCCAAGGTCGGGCTTTGGTGCGGGTTGGTGTTCTTGCTTCTGACGGTCGGTGGGGCTCAGCCCTTCCTGAGCTCGGCAGCCGCCAGCCCAGCGGATTTGGAAGCACAGGTTTTGCAGATCATCCGGGATAATCCCCAGGTGATTCTCGAGGCTGTGCAGGAGTATCAGCAGCGGCAGTACGAAGAACAACAGCAACAACAGCAGCAGCTTTCGGAAGAGTTTGGTCGCCAACTGCGGGATAATCCGCGCGCTGTGATCGGGGATTCTCCCCGCCTGGGTTCCGATTCTTTGAAGTTGGTGTTGGTGGAATTTTCCGACTTTCAATGCCCTTTCTGCGCCCGCGCCCACGATACTCTCAAGCAGTTCATGGCGGATCATGGCGATGAGGTGACCTTGGTGTATAAGCACCTGCCCCTGACCAGCATCCATCCGGAAGCGATGCCCGCTGCCCGTGCCGCTTGGGCGGCCCAACGCCAGGGCAAGTTCTGGGAATTTCACGATGAGCTGTTTGCCAATCAATCGCAGCTCGGAGATGGATTTTATGTGGCCACCGCCGAAAAGTTGGGTCTGAATGTGGAGAAATTCAATCGGGATCGGCGCAGTCGGGCGGCAGAGCGTTCCATTCAGCGGGACATCGATATGGCCTCCCAACTGGGCATTACCGGCACTCCCTATTTCACTCTGAACGGCTTTTCCTTCTCGGGGGCCCAGCCGTTACAAGTGTTCGAGCAGACTCTGGAGCAAGCAAAACAGGCGCTTTAA
- a CDS encoding HNH endonuclease yields MSGFYCCPKCGDRFLFQPDPCPTCASRRRQKQRAARSKEKRGSYDLTGQVAAGEFWQLLRWYPCCPCCGKPWAQTGSPGGVVQRTIAQDHIIPLSRGGPNTTANLQPLCQSCNLWKSDHLICFDAAVPGQAKALPQRLWPHVQQWSTLQQPQPDSPQQLDWLDIRDPLNTDPPILQHLVYPLASPAQLQVETLRLTQAAMKASINWGSLPLTEEEREDR; encoded by the coding sequence ATGTCCGGTTTCTACTGCTGTCCTAAGTGTGGGGATCGGTTTTTGTTTCAGCCGGATCCCTGTCCAACCTGCGCCAGTCGGCGACGGCAAAAGCAACGGGCCGCTCGCTCCAAAGAAAAGCGGGGTAGCTACGACCTGACAGGACAGGTTGCGGCAGGAGAATTTTGGCAACTCTTGCGTTGGTACCCTTGCTGTCCTTGCTGCGGTAAACCTTGGGCTCAGACGGGATCCCCAGGTGGGGTTGTCCAGCGCACCATTGCACAGGATCACATCATTCCCCTCAGTCGCGGCGGCCCCAATACCACCGCCAACCTGCAGCCGTTATGTCAATCCTGCAACCTGTGGAAGTCTGATCACTTGATCTGTTTCGATGCGGCAGTTCCAGGCCAGGCAAAGGCCCTACCGCAGCGACTCTGGCCCCACGTTCAGCAGTGGTCGACTTTGCAACAGCCTCAGCCGGATTCCCCACAGCAGTTGGATTGGTTGGATATCAGGGATCCCTTGAATACCGATCCACCGATTCTGCAGCACCTGGTCTATCCCTTGGCCAGTCCGGCCCAATTGCAGGTGGAAACCCTGCGCCTAACGCAGGCAGCTATGAAAGCTTCGATAAATTGGGGATCCCTGCCGCTAACGGAAGAAGAGCGAGAAGATCGTTAG